One window from the genome of uncultured Tateyamaria sp. encodes:
- a CDS encoding adenylate/guanylate cyclase domain-containing protein, whose translation MTWHAQPHIDWVLTEGRYMPDINAMFQALGTRLHEGGAPLQRVRFAMRTVHPLVTAISTIWDADPDNIVAVQTAHGMEQRSGYIGSPLATIRTTQEPLRLRLDGPLDTDAHRVLHEMKAQGIVEYFGLPITFAHAPMGGVVAYGTAHPKGFTDHDIAQMTRLADALAPVIESYAQHYKATAIAKSYLGPRTGQRVLDGQITRGDIETIEAAILFSDIRGWTALNATEPPDQVLDIANRYFEVMSDAIDNNGGEILKFLGDGVLALFPSDGSPDGKVEACRQAISAAHAALGIAALAELQVPFGTGIHYGALLYGNVGARERLDFTVLGQSVNIASRVEAFCGRLNEPVLISDPVARIAGLPTRRVSTEVLKGLDTPMDLHAPTAM comes from the coding sequence ATGACATGGCACGCGCAACCGCATATCGACTGGGTCCTGACCGAAGGGCGGTACATGCCGGACATCAACGCCATGTTTCAGGCCCTCGGCACGCGTCTGCACGAAGGTGGTGCACCGCTTCAGCGGGTCAGGTTCGCCATGCGCACCGTACATCCGCTGGTCACCGCCATCAGTACGATCTGGGACGCTGATCCCGACAACATCGTTGCGGTCCAGACAGCCCATGGCATGGAACAGCGCAGCGGCTATATCGGCAGCCCGCTTGCCACGATCAGAACCACGCAAGAGCCGCTGCGCCTGCGTCTGGATGGTCCGCTGGACACGGATGCGCACCGCGTCCTGCACGAGATGAAGGCCCAAGGCATCGTCGAATATTTTGGCCTGCCGATCACCTTCGCGCACGCGCCTATGGGTGGGGTCGTGGCCTATGGCACGGCACATCCCAAGGGGTTCACCGATCACGACATTGCCCAGATGACCCGCCTTGCCGATGCCTTGGCCCCGGTCATCGAATCCTATGCCCAGCACTACAAGGCCACCGCCATTGCCAAAAGCTATCTGGGTCCGCGCACGGGGCAACGGGTGCTGGACGGGCAAATCACCCGCGGCGACATCGAAACAATCGAGGCGGCAATCCTGTTCTCGGACATCCGCGGCTGGACGGCGCTGAATGCAACGGAACCACCGGACCAGGTGCTGGACATCGCCAACAGGTATTTCGAAGTCATGTCCGACGCCATCGACAACAATGGCGGAGAAATCCTCAAATTCCTGGGTGACGGGGTGCTGGCGCTGTTCCCCTCGGATGGCAGCCCGGACGGCAAGGTCGAAGCGTGCAGGCAGGCCATCAGCGCGGCGCATGCGGCGCTGGGGATCGCGGCACTGGCCGAATTGCAGGTCCCCTTCGGCACGGGCATTCACTATGGCGCGCTGCTTTATGGCAATGTCGGCGCGCGCGAACGGCTGGACTTCACCGTGTTGGGGCAATCGGTCAACATCGCATCGCGGGTCGAAGCCTTTTGCGGACGGCTGAACGAACCCGTCCTGATATCGGACCCGGTCGCCCGGATCGCCGGGCTGCCCACGCGCCGGGTCAGCACCGAGGTGCTAAAGGGGCTGGACACCCCCATGGACCTGCACGCACCCACAGCCATGTAA